The Vicia villosa cultivar HV-30 ecotype Madison, WI unplaced genomic scaffold, Vvil1.0 ctg.000044F_1_1, whole genome shotgun sequence genome contains a region encoding:
- the LOC131622782 gene encoding uncharacterized protein LOC131622782 gives MHEKTKSMLHSLDVSYGSSSEQQSVTGFPTFDDSNSDWDARVEFPPREENSVPFFMPPQTRPIIHSAQNLMMLLFRLLFNQMHLTLGLFYVFRYMEVLQYGISHIWRQHFVLIILNMSLVHLLPKLHCGQQ, from the exons ATGCACGAGAAGACGAAATCCATGTTACATTCTCTTGATGTGTCGTATGGTTCTAGCAGTGAACAACAATCGGTTACTGGTTTTCCTACTTTTGATGATTCCAACAGTGACTGG GATGCTAGAGTTGAATTTCCACCAAGAGAAGAAAATAGTGTCCCATTCTTCATGCCTCCTCAAACTCGTCCGATTATTCATTCTGCGCAGAATTTGATGATGCTTCTTTTCAGGCTTCTCTTCAATCAGATGCATCTGACCTTAG GTTTGTTTTATGTATTTCGCTATATGGAAGTGTTGCAATATGGGATTTCTCACATTTGGCGACAACACTTTGTCTTGATAATATTGAATATGTCGTTGGTGCATTTGCTTCCAAAGTTGCATTGTGGACAACaataa